The genomic stretch TGGTTCTTTTTCATTTATTGCTTGCTTGATTCTATCAACTGCAATCTCCATATCATTCAGGAGATAGGGATCATGGAATTGATCTTCACTAAATAAAAATTCTCTGGCTTGATATTCTTCTGTGATTCCCCTGCTTACAAGAAGAGAAGCCACAAAAGGAGTGATCTGCAGTTTTTCTGCCAGATCCTTTGCCAGAGTTTGATCCGTTTCTTTTATCATCCATCTTGTTTTTGAATTTAACATACGTTCACCCCTCAGACCTTCTCTATTATACAAGAGTGGACAGGGCACTTCAACGGAAGAAGAGGGTGTATAGATTGAGAGGGAATCCACTCGCTTTCCGCGGACGAACTGGCAAGCCTCCTCGCTTCGCTGTGGGGTCTCGCCTGCCCGTTTTTCCGCCGGAGTCTCGCAGATTCCCTCACAATCACAATAATTTCAATCTTTCACAACAAAAAAACTGACCCAGTATATTGAGTCAGCGCTTCTCTCTGCTTTTTATTCTCCCTCGTGGCCATCAATGTGGTCAGGGATGTTTTTCTTATTGAAAGTTGATTCTTCTGATTTGAATGCTGAATTCTTGTTTAATTCTTCTTGCAGGGCTGCATTTTGTTTTTCAAGCTGCTTCACTTTTCGCTGGAGGCTGTACATCCGCACAAAGCCTACCGAGCCAATGATGATACCGCCCATGAACACAGATCCAAGTATCACCAATATCAACGGCCATTCAGCTGTCCCAAACAAATAATTGACTTCAACATTATCCACATTAATGACGGCAAAAATGGCTACAATCAAAGCAAAAACAATTCCAAATAATAATGTCCATTGAAATTTCATTTTTTCACCTTCCATACCCGTTTATCATAATGCCTCTCTTATTCATACCCTATTTAAAAAGAGGTATAAACTATTTTCTTCTATTCCCGTGTCGATAGCAAGCCTCAATCGGCCAAAAAGAAAAGCCGCAGTAAAAACTGCGGCTTTTTCAACGGATGGAGCATTACACTTGAGGTTCGTCGCTCCATTTTTTCTTTTCTTTAACGGTTTTGATTGTACCTTTTTTCTTAAGTTCTTTTTTCTTCCATACTAGCCAAAGCTGAGAAGCGATGAAGATGGAAGAATACGCACCGGAAAGCAATCCGATCAATAGTGCAATAGAGAAGTTTCGGATTGATTCGCTTCCGAAGATGAGCATGGCAACAACAGTGATGACAACCGTCAATACCGTGTTGACAGAACGTGTAAATGTTTGACGCACACTTTTATTAACCACTTCTTCCAGCTCTTCTGGTGTCTTGATGCGGCGTTTCTTCGCCATGTTCTCACGAATACGGTCGAATGTAACGATGGTATCGTTGATGGAGTAGCCGACGATGGTCAATACAGCCGCAATGAATGTCAGGTCGACTTCCAGACGGGTGATGCTGAATACCCCGATGATAAAGAATGCATCATACAGCAAGGCAATGATGGCAGCAAGGGCCATATAAAGCTCAAATCGCAGCGTTACATAGATGATGATCCCGATGGATGCGATGATGACAGACTTGATCGCATTTCTAGCAAGTTCCTTCCCGATGGTAGGGGAAACGGTGCTGACATTCGGTTCATTTCCGAGTTTTTTCGTAAAGCTGGTCTTAAGGTCTGCTATTTCTTTTTGCGATAGAACCCCTTTAAATTGAGCAACGCCAATTTCATTGTTTTTACCTGAAAGGACAACGGTATCCGGCTTCAGGTGCAATTCATCAAATTGTGATTCGATCTGATCTTTTGTTAAAGCACTCTTAGACAGCAGTTCAACACGTGTACCATGTGTGAAATCAATTCCCAGATTCAATTGGAATATGATCAGGAAAATCAAGCCTAATAGAACGGTTATGATTGAGTAGCCAAAGAACTTTTTGGAAGGCTTGACGAAATCGAACTTATCAAAGCGCGTTGGAAGATCCAATGTATCAAAGTTCTCAGCGATATCTTTGACGTCACCTTTTTTAACACCCATTAAGGAAGGCTTGCCTTTCAAAGCTCGGCTGTTCACCAGCAATCCTAATAATAGGCGTGAACCGAATACAGCCGTGATAAAACTTGCCAGGATGCTGACAATCAACATTGTCGCAAATCCTTTGACAGAGCTTGTCCCATAAATGAAAAGTACAATACCTGCAAGGATTGTCGTTAAGTTTGCATCCAAAATGGTCATAAAGGAAGATTTATTACCAGCTTGGAATGCTGCCCTAATGGACTTCCCGACCTTGATTTCTTCTTTTATCCGTTCATATGTGATGATATTGGCATCCACTGCCATACCGACACCGAGGATCAAGGCGGCGATTCCAGGCAGTGTCAGGACACCGTTCATCCAATCAAAGATAACCAGGATCAAATAGATATAGATTGATAACGTGACAACTGCCACCAATCCTGGGATGCGGTAATAGAAAAGCATGAACAGGAAGATGATGCTGATCCCGATGATCCCCGCGAGGATCGTCTTATGCATTGCCTGTTCTCCGAACTTAGCCCCGACGGACGTTGAGTATGTTTCTTTCAATTTCACTGGCAGTGCTCCAGCATTTAAAAGGGAAGCAAGATTCTTTGCTTCATCGATTGTGAAATTCCCTGTTATCTGGACATCAGAGGAATTGATCGGCTTGGAAACTTGCGGATCTGAAATGAACTTTGGATCCGCTTTTTTGGCTTCTGCTTTATAAGAGTCTTTGCCTTCTTCAAAATCAAGCCAGATGACTAACTTGTTGTCTGGGTATGGTTTTTGAGACAAATCTTTTGTCAGGTTATAGAATGCATCTTTGTCTTTCAATTGCAGCGAGACAATCGGATTGTTCTTGTCATCGAAGGTCTGCTTTGCCTTTCCTGAAACAAGGTCTGTTCCATCAAGGCGGACTTTATCATTGACATCACGGAAAGTCAGATTCGCTTGAGTGGATAGGATCTTGCGTGCTTCATTTTGATCTTCTACCCCTGCCAATTGAACGCGGATCCGGTTATTTCCTTCAATTTGGATGCTCGGCTCGCTCACACCGAGAACATTGATCCTGCGGTCCAATGCATCTGCGGTATTTTGAAGGACTTCCTTCGTGATCTTCTGTCCTTTTTTTGCCGGCTCCACTTGATACAGGACTTCGAATCCACCCTGCAGATCAAGGCCAAGCTTGATGTTCTTCAAAATGTTCTGGGTCGTTGCACCCGCTAAGCCAGCGAATAGCAAAATTACAAGGATAAATGCAACGATTCTGCTTCTTTTTACCATTATGTATAAATCCACCTTTCACGTCTTGAGCACGGGCCGAGCGCATTTTACCTTCAAGCACCGAGAAGAACCGCACCAAAATATTGCCAACATTCTCATTATGAATTAGAAAAAAAATGATGTCAATTTTTCTTTTTACACCTTTTAATCCATTATTTTCCTTTTGGGTGAAGCAGCTCCTGAAGTTCATCCTCATCCACTTCGGTGAACCAATTAGGGGATCGGTATGCTTCAATTGTAGCAAACGTCATGAATTCGCTTACCTTCACCGAGAGAATATCATGTACCAGCTGATGCATGCGGATGGATGGTTCAGGCTTCTTCCACTTTTTTTTGGTCAAGTACTGCCAAAGGTCCACAATGGACACTTCTCCGTAGCCGAACAGGCTGAACTCCTCAATTTTGCTTAACATCGCTGGTTCCAATGAATCATAATACATGCGGTAAGGATGATCATCTTTCATACTTTTCTCCCCGATCTCTAAGGTAATGGTTTTTCAGCTCCATAACTTGTCATGCTTTGTCCATCTCATGGCATATATATTAATTGTATATGATAATACCGCTTTTGAGAAGGCAGGGAATGCAATGTCCAAGTTTTTAAAAGGGACTCTAATATTAATGATGGCAGGCCTCATTACCCGGGTATTAGGTTTTATCAATCGAATTGTCGTGGCAAGGTTCATTGGGGAAGAAGGAGTAGGATTATTCATGATGGCCTTCCCTACACTCATCCTAGTCATCACAATCACACAGATGGGGATCCCGGTTGCCATTTCAAAAAATGTAGCTGAAGCAGAAGCCAGGGGAGATTTCAAAAAAATTAAAAAGATCCTTGTGGTCTCCCTCGCTGTTACACTTTCACTCTCTGTCATCTTTACGCCAGCCCTGATATTGTTGGCGCCGTATCTTTCCCATACCCTTTTTACGGACCCGCGCACTTACTATCCGCTGGTTGCCATTGCTCCTATTGTTCCGATCGTAGCCATATCCTCTGTCATCAGAGGTTATTTTCAAGGGCGCCAAAATATGGCTCCCGCAGCATTTTCACAGGTCATCGAACAAATCATCCGCATCCTTTTGATTGCCATTATGACAAGGGCCTTTCTCCCATATGGCATCGAATATGCGGCAGCTGGCGCCATGATCGCCTCTGTCCTTGGCGAATTGGCATCACTTATTTATCTATTCACTGCATTTAAATTAAAAAAGAAATTCAAAATACGTAAAAATTTCTTTAAATCCATATCCTCCGGAAAACAAACATTCAAGGAGCTTATGGAAATTGCCTTGCCAGCCACCGGAAGCCGGATGATCGGCTCCTTATCATGGTTTTTTGAACCGATTGTCGTTTCCCACAGCCTGGCGATTGCCGGTGTGGCAGCCGTTGCTGCAACAAAGCAATATGGGGCTTTGACAGGATACGCCCTGCCGCTTCTTATGCTCCCGTCATTCATAACGGTTTCTCTTTCGACCTCATTGGTGCCAGCCATAAGTGAAGCCAATTCTAAAAAAGAATTTAAGACTGTTGAACACCGGCTTCAACAGGCATTAAGGTTCTCCTTGATTACGGGCGGACTTGCTGTCATCCTTCTCTATGTCTTTGCTGAACCATTAATGGAGATTATGTACGGGTCTAAGAACGGGGCCGGTTTCATCAAGCTCATGGCGCCATTTTTTATTTTCTATTATTATCAGGGACCGCTTCAAGCCGTTCTCCAAGCTTTGAACCTTGCACGTGCAGCCATGATCAACAGCCTCATTGGAGCCATTGTGAAAACAGCAGTCATCTTCCTACTGGCCACACAACCGCAGTTTGGCATCAATGGAGCAGCATTGGGGATTGTTGTCGGCACCCTTTTGGTTACTCTCCTGCATTTCATGACAGTAATGAAAGTGATTCCCTTTACTATCTATGTCATGGACTATGTAAAATTTCTGGCAGCTACTCTGGTTTCCGCATTGGCGAGCTTCTGGCTTTATCGGGTGCCATTCCAGGAACTCAGCATGCTCCCTCGTCTATTGGGAAGCATTATGGTGATGTGCGTGCTTTACACTATCCTCTTATGGACGGCCGGCTTAATCAAGAGAAGTGATATCGTGATGTTCAGGAAACTCATAAAAAAATGAGGGGTGGAAGCCCCTCATTTTTCATCTTTAATTGTCCTTTAGATCAATGTAAAATTCGCCATTCTGCCAACTGCAAAAAGAAATATCTTTCGTTTGAATATATCCTCTCTCCTTCAGTTCTTTCTTAAGCCAAAAAGGATTTTTTCCGATCGTATTCAAATTTTCATGAATGATGTCCCCATCTAAAATAAGAGGCAAGGTAACGGTGCTTTCAGAATCCTCTTCCTTCTCAAATACCGACAGTTTTCCTGATGTTTCAAGAATGGCAAATTCAACATCAGCTATATTCCGAATATCATTCTCCCTTAACTGCACCATTAAATCATCAAAATTATAGCGCTGCTTCTTCATCATGGTTTCATCGATTTTTCCTTTATTGATCAATATAACAGGCTTTCCATCCACTAGATCCCTGAACCTTTTATTTTTCAGTGATATCCATGCAAAAGTGATTTGAACAAGAAGCAAAACGAGCATCGGAAGCAGGGTATGCATTAAGTCCTCTGAGGGCTTCTCGATTGCCATCACTGCCATTTCTGCGATCATGATGAAGACGACTAAATCCAGTATGCTTAACTCACCGATTTCCCTTTTACCCATCAAACGAAAAATGATCAAAATCACTGCATATAAGAAAATGGTCCGGAACATGATGACGCCGTACATCTGCATCCCTCCCCATTTTTAAAGTTCTGATCTCTCTCGTATTATGCACGTCAACAATTCATTGCATTCCTTTTCAATTAATTAGGCTGTTTTGGTAAATGTTTTTGTTAAAATCTTACTGCCGATTTTAACGTAAAATTAGCAATTTGGCGCGTTGTATTGAGTATCCAGGCTCTTTTCATTTGAAAAGAGCCATTATTTATCAAGAAATACATAATTTTAATTCTAAATAAACCTTTGCCGAATATGCTTGTACTAGGGAGATTACTGCTAGTATGAGAAAGGAGAGGAGCAGTTATAGAGGCGAAAAAATTAGGGGGATCCATTTTAAGCGGATTATTGGCCATCCTCATTCTTGCAATGCTGTCGAGTTTGGTTTTTTCTTTGATCCTGCGCTTTACATCAGCCGATGAATCCTCTATCAATTTATTTGTAACGATCATTTCATTTATCAGCCTGTTTATCGGTGGATTTGTTTCAGGAGGAAAAGGCCGGCAGAAAGGTCTTATGCTCGGAGGTCTGACCGGCGTCATTTATTCTGTGCTGGTATTCCTATTCCAATACTTAGGGCTCGATGCCCTCTTCTCCATGAAACAGATGATTTATCACGGCTGCTTCATCATCACAGCCATGATGGGCGGCGTACTCGGAGTCAATATGTCTGGTGGCAAGACAGGTAGTTCAAATTAAGAGTAATGAAAAAGACCCGGAGCAGCAGAAGGCATCCCTCCTTTGCTCCGGGTCTTTTTTGAATGTCCTATGTATACATTCTGCTGGTATGTTACTTCTTTACAGATTCCTTCACTTCACGGATGGCAGCACGATCGAAAGTCAAACGTGAACCATCACCGCTTAGAAGTACGATTGTTCCTTCATCGATTGCATCGACAATTCCATGAATTCCGCCGATTGTCACGATTCGATCACCTTTTTGCAAATCACTCTGCATCTGCTGGACAGATTTCTGGCGTTTTTGCTGCGGGCGGATCAAAAGGAAATAAAACAATACGAACATCAAAAGCAATGGACCTACAGTACCCAATAATCCTTGCATTTTTTCACTCCTTTCTAAATTAATGTAATTTTATTAAAAGTTTTTCGCGCCTGGCTTGTTGAATCCATATTGTTCGAAAAACTCTTCTCTGAAGTCACCAAGACGATCTTCGCGGATCGCTTCTCGGACTTGCTTCATTAAGTTTAACAGAAAATATAGATTATGATAAGTCGTTAGGCGGATTCCGAAAGTTTCATCACATTTTATCAAGTGGCGGATGTATGCTCTTGAATAGTTTCGGCAAGTATAGCAATCGCAATTTTCATCCAAAGGACCAAAGTCACGTGCAAATTTAGCATTTTTCA from Falsibacillus pallidus encodes the following:
- a CDS encoding post-transcriptional regulator, whose translation is MKDDHPYRMYYDSLEPAMLSKIEEFSLFGYGEVSIVDLWQYLTKKKWKKPEPSIRMHQLVHDILSVKVSEFMTFATIEAYRSPNWFTEVDEDELQELLHPKGK
- a CDS encoding LapA family protein, coding for MKFQWTLLFGIVFALIVAIFAVINVDNVEVNYLFGTAEWPLILVILGSVFMGGIIIGSVGFVRMYSLQRKVKQLEKQNAALQEELNKNSAFKSEESTFNKKNIPDHIDGHEGE
- the spoVB gene encoding stage V sporulation protein B; its protein translation is MSKFLKGTLILMMAGLITRVLGFINRIVVARFIGEEGVGLFMMAFPTLILVITITQMGIPVAISKNVAEAEARGDFKKIKKILVVSLAVTLSLSVIFTPALILLAPYLSHTLFTDPRTYYPLVAIAPIVPIVAISSVIRGYFQGRQNMAPAAFSQVIEQIIRILLIAIMTRAFLPYGIEYAAAGAMIASVLGELASLIYLFTAFKLKKKFKIRKNFFKSISSGKQTFKELMEIALPATGSRMIGSLSWFFEPIVVSHSLAIAGVAAVAATKQYGALTGYALPLLMLPSFITVSLSTSLVPAISEANSKKEFKTVEHRLQQALRFSLITGGLAVILLYVFAEPLMEIMYGSKNGAGFIKLMAPFFIFYYYQGPLQAVLQALNLARAAMINSLIGAIVKTAVIFLLATQPQFGINGAALGIVVGTLLVTLLHFMTVMKVIPFTIYVMDYVKFLAATLVSALASFWLYRVPFQELSMLPRLLGSIMVMCVLYTILLWTAGLIKRSDIVMFRKLIKK
- a CDS encoding TIGR04086 family membrane protein, producing MLSGLLAILILAMLSSLVFSLILRFTSADESSINLFVTIISFISLFIGGFVSGGKGRQKGLMLGGLTGVIYSVLVFLFQYLGLDALFSMKQMIYHGCFIITAMMGGVLGVNMSGGKTGSSN
- the yajC gene encoding preprotein translocase subunit YajC, producing the protein MQGLLGTVGPLLLMFVLFYFLLIRPQQKRQKSVQQMQSDLQKGDRIVTIGGIHGIVDAIDEGTIVLLSGDGSRLTFDRAAIREVKESVKK
- a CDS encoding DUF421 domain-containing protein produces the protein MQMYGVIMFRTIFLYAVILIIFRLMGKREIGELSILDLVVFIMIAEMAVMAIEKPSEDLMHTLLPMLVLLLVQITFAWISLKNKRFRDLVDGKPVILINKGKIDETMMKKQRYNFDDLMVQLRENDIRNIADVEFAILETSGKLSVFEKEEDSESTVTLPLILDGDIIHENLNTIGKNPFWLKKELKERGYIQTKDISFCSWQNGEFYIDLKDN
- the secDF gene encoding protein translocase subunit SecDF; translation: MVKRSRIVAFILVILLFAGLAGATTQNILKNIKLGLDLQGGFEVLYQVEPAKKGQKITKEVLQNTADALDRRINVLGVSEPSIQIEGNNRIRVQLAGVEDQNEARKILSTQANLTFRDVNDKVRLDGTDLVSGKAKQTFDDKNNPIVSLQLKDKDAFYNLTKDLSQKPYPDNKLVIWLDFEEGKDSYKAEAKKADPKFISDPQVSKPINSSDVQITGNFTIDEAKNLASLLNAGALPVKLKETYSTSVGAKFGEQAMHKTILAGIIGISIIFLFMLFYYRIPGLVAVVTLSIYIYLILVIFDWMNGVLTLPGIAALILGVGMAVDANIITYERIKEEIKVGKSIRAAFQAGNKSSFMTILDANLTTILAGIVLFIYGTSSVKGFATMLIVSILASFITAVFGSRLLLGLLVNSRALKGKPSLMGVKKGDVKDIAENFDTLDLPTRFDKFDFVKPSKKFFGYSIITVLLGLIFLIIFQLNLGIDFTHGTRVELLSKSALTKDQIESQFDELHLKPDTVVLSGKNNEIGVAQFKGVLSQKEIADLKTSFTKKLGNEPNVSTVSPTIGKELARNAIKSVIIASIGIIIYVTLRFELYMALAAIIALLYDAFFIIGVFSITRLEVDLTFIAAVLTIVGYSINDTIVTFDRIRENMAKKRRIKTPEELEEVVNKSVRQTFTRSVNTVLTVVITVVAMLIFGSESIRNFSIALLIGLLSGAYSSIFIASQLWLVWKKKELKKKGTIKTVKEKKKWSDEPQV